From a region of the Spelaeicoccus albus genome:
- a CDS encoding DMT family transporter, whose protein sequence is MSLTVAIIFALASAGCAAIASVLQHRTARAAPGGRGLRIGLIASLLRRPLWLVGVSAAGAAFLFHAAALQGGQLAIVQPLLVSSLLFALPATALLDKRRPSITEWTWALLLIVGLGLFLGFARPTAGTALPNLSVFIPALALAGALTATSVFLGAVPLRRYRPALFGFATGTAYGIVAALIKYVVGIGVSDPIRVLTDWPLYVLVVVGAFGVVLNQTAYQAGSLAAALPPLALSDPVVAALLGVVAFGEQMTTTPIAVIGQIIGAVLAGTAAVTLARREAHDMRDDAGRVGGP, encoded by the coding sequence GTGAGCCTCACCGTCGCAATCATTTTCGCTCTTGCCTCGGCGGGGTGCGCCGCGATCGCCAGCGTTCTGCAGCACCGGACGGCACGCGCAGCCCCTGGCGGCCGCGGACTACGCATCGGTCTCATCGCCTCATTGCTCCGGCGCCCGTTGTGGCTCGTCGGGGTGTCGGCGGCGGGCGCCGCGTTCCTCTTTCATGCGGCAGCCCTGCAAGGCGGCCAACTCGCGATCGTCCAGCCTCTGCTGGTGTCGAGTCTGCTCTTTGCGCTGCCGGCCACGGCGCTTCTCGACAAGCGCCGCCCCAGCATCACCGAGTGGACGTGGGCACTCCTGCTCATCGTCGGCCTCGGCCTTTTTCTCGGCTTTGCCCGCCCGACCGCCGGGACGGCCCTGCCGAACCTTTCCGTGTTCATCCCGGCGCTGGCGCTTGCCGGCGCCCTGACAGCGACGAGCGTGTTTCTCGGCGCCGTGCCGTTGCGCCGTTACCGGCCGGCGTTGTTCGGCTTCGCCACCGGCACCGCATACGGAATCGTGGCAGCGCTCATCAAATACGTCGTCGGCATCGGCGTCTCGGATCCAATCCGAGTGCTGACCGACTGGCCGTTGTACGTGCTGGTGGTCGTGGGAGCGTTCGGGGTCGTGCTCAATCAGACGGCGTATCAAGCGGGGTCGTTGGCCGCGGCACTGCCGCCGTTAGCTCTGTCCGATCCCGTCGTGGCTGCGCTGCTCGGCGTGGTCGCCTTTGGTGAACAGATGACGACCACACCGATTGCCGTGATCGGTCAGATCATCGGGGCAGTCCTTGCCGGGACTGCGGCGGTGACGCTCGCCCGCCGAGAAGCGCACGATATGAGGGACGACGCCGGTCGCGTCGGCGGGCCATGA
- a CDS encoding phosphatase PAP2 family protein: protein MKPTVTVGAAAIIAFGVLLFIVSVTGGAIPADASVAAAVDAHRSAAPTIVFSFVTSLASTRAAIFLGLVIVLSLALVWRRPRAAIEYAAVVAAGSLVSTSLKAIVNRPRPPVDLVVGSPAVTASFPSGHTLAAATMAGGLAVVAIRLVHSRVTRVIVVASAATWTCAVAYSRLYLGYHWLTDVLASIMLGVALCTALLLVERPWNTAVMRT from the coding sequence ATGAAGCCGACCGTAACCGTCGGCGCCGCAGCGATCATCGCATTCGGCGTCCTCCTGTTCATCGTGTCGGTCACGGGCGGCGCCATCCCGGCGGACGCCTCCGTTGCCGCGGCGGTCGACGCCCATCGCTCGGCGGCACCGACTATCGTCTTTTCCTTCGTCACGTCGCTCGCATCGACTCGTGCGGCGATTTTTCTCGGCCTCGTCATCGTGCTTTCTCTCGCTTTGGTGTGGAGGCGCCCGCGCGCCGCCATCGAATATGCCGCAGTAGTCGCCGCGGGCTCGCTGGTCAGCACGTCGCTCAAGGCAATAGTCAACCGTCCACGCCCGCCGGTCGACCTTGTCGTGGGCTCGCCGGCTGTTACCGCGTCGTTTCCGTCCGGGCATACTCTGGCGGCCGCTACGATGGCCGGCGGGCTGGCGGTCGTCGCGATCCGACTGGTGCACAGCCGGGTCACGCGTGTGATCGTCGTGGCCTCGGCCGCCACGTGGACGTGCGCCGTCGCGTATAGCAGGCTTTATCTCGGCTACCACTGGCTGACGGACGTTCTGGCATCGATCATGCTCGGCGTAGCGCTCTGCACGGCGCTATTGCTCGTCGAGCGGCCCTGGAACACCGCGGTGATGCGAACGTGA